The Streptomyces pratensis genomic interval CGGATGCGCGAATACCTCTCAGCGCTCTGCAAGGGATGGAACGTCCAGCAGGTCAAGGAACTCGTCGCCGAAACCCTGCACGACCTGATCGACCCGATCATCTACGACGAGGCGGCCACTCTCATCGAAGAGCACCACACCGCCGGGCGCGACGTGGTCATCGTTTCGACCTCTGGCGCCGAAGTCGTCGAGCCGATCGGGGAACTCCTCGGTGCCGACCGGGTCGTGGCGACACGGATGGTCGTGGGCGACGACGGCTGCTTCACCGGAGAGGTCGAGTACTACGCCTACGGGCCGACCAAAGCCGAGGCGATCAAGGCCCTCGCAGAATCGGAGGGCTACGACCTCTCGCGCTGCTACGCCTACAGCGACTCCGCCACCGACGTACCGATGCTGGAGTCGGTCGGGCACCCGCACGCAGTCAACCCGGACCGGGCGCTGCGGCGAGAGGCCACCCTCCGGGAATGGCCGATTCTCGTCTTCGACCGACCGGTCCGGCTCAAGCAGCGCCTACCCGCATTCTCGATGCCGCCACGGCCGGCACTCGCGGCCGCGGCCGCCCTGGGTGCGGCCGCGGCAACAGCCGGGCTGGTCTGGTACGCCAGCCGTCGCCGCGCCGCCGCTCGCCGCCTGGCAGGCCGGCCCGACTGACAGACCTCCCGTCCGTGCATGACAGTGGGGCACTCGCCGAGGCCGGTTACCGATGTCCGGCTTGAATGCATTTGAACATAAAAGTAAAGAAGTGTGGGCAGGCCTTCCGCTCCCATCGATCCTGGAGTACAAAGGACTCAACGGCCCGCGAGACCAGGGACATCCGAGAGGATTACCTTTCACGCACACAAAGGCCCCACGGACCGAGCATGAAAGCCGAGTACCCACGCGACGTCGACCCGTCGATTACGGGCCAGCCGCACCAGGTGACGGGCAAAGAACCCGACCTGATGGGCAAACATCGAGGACGCTTGGTAACTGGGCGGACATGCCAGCGGCGGTACCGGAACCGGTACCGCCGCAACCCTTTCGGGGCCCGTCCGGACTTCGAGGAACACGCCCAGGTGGGCGCACCTGTCGCGGAACCGAGCGCTTGGCACGCCACGCCCGGGCGACGCCACTGCTAGGCGGCACCGCGCTGCAGTGCCTCACAAACCGCCGTGGACTCCCTGACTCCCAG includes:
- a CDS encoding HAD family hydrolase, producing MLTIVENCFSPRTAAFFDLDKTVIAKSSTLTFSKSFYQGGLINRRAVLRTAYTQFVFLAGGADHDQMERMREYLSALCKGWNVQQVKELVAETLHDLIDPIIYDEAATLIEEHHTAGRDVVIVSTSGAEVVEPIGELLGADRVVATRMVVGDDGCFTGEVEYYAYGPTKAEAIKALAESEGYDLSRCYAYSDSATDVPMLESVGHPHAVNPDRALRREATLREWPILVFDRPVRLKQRLPAFSMPPRPALAAAAALGAAAATAGLVWYASRRRAAARRLAGRPD